From one Cognatishimia sp. WU-CL00825 genomic stretch:
- a CDS encoding LysR family transcriptional regulator — protein sequence MNLRRLDLNLLVVFDAIYAERNITQAGHKIGLSQPAVSNALSRFRHVIGDELFVRGPKALLPTRRARDIAGPIHAILTELSTVLDDAPFDPRTAQDVISIAMVDFFETLMLPRLMAFLDKNAPGIRLRLIPSFGRSIDYLDNGEVDIAIASFGHPPDRFGKQTLMVANYACVMRRSHSLATQTMSVKNFAQARHLLLSPKGDMRGFVDTELAKMGLARQVCLTVTGFLAASEVLLQTDTVMTAPEPVADKLALHPDLIKLPCPIVAPKDHMRLDAIWHKRHFGHAMGQWFLQTLAEIAQQITGPETPAKPA from the coding sequence ATGAACCTCCGCCGCCTAGATCTGAATTTACTGGTGGTCTTTGATGCCATCTATGCAGAACGCAACATCACTCAAGCTGGTCACAAAATCGGATTGTCACAACCAGCGGTGTCCAATGCGCTTTCCCGCTTTCGGCACGTCATTGGTGACGAACTTTTTGTGCGCGGGCCCAAAGCACTGCTGCCCACCCGGCGGGCCCGTGACATTGCAGGCCCGATCCATGCAATCCTGACCGAACTCAGCACGGTGCTGGATGATGCGCCCTTTGATCCGCGGACCGCACAGGATGTGATCTCGATCGCCATGGTGGATTTCTTTGAAACGCTGATGCTGCCCCGCCTTATGGCATTTCTGGACAAAAACGCGCCGGGCATTCGCCTGCGCCTGATCCCGTCGTTTGGCCGATCTATTGACTATCTGGACAACGGCGAGGTTGATATCGCCATTGCTTCGTTTGGCCACCCGCCCGACCGATTTGGAAAGCAAACACTGATGGTCGCCAACTATGCCTGCGTCATGCGCAGGTCACATTCCTTGGCAACGCAAACCATGTCTGTCAAAAACTTTGCCCAGGCACGTCACCTACTGCTGAGTCCCAAGGGTGATATGCGCGGCTTTGTAGATACTGAACTGGCTAAAATGGGGCTTGCGCGTCAGGTGTGTTTGACGGTTACAGGGTTTTTGGCCGCCAGCGAAGTATTGCTGCAAACGGACACAGTCATGACTGCACCCGAACCCGTAGCCGACAAATTGGCGCTACATCCAGATCTGATCAAACTGCCGTGTCCGATAGTGGCCCCCAAAGACCACATGCGCCTGGACGCTATTTGGCACAAACGACACTTTGGCCATGCGATGGGGCAATGGTTTCTTCAGACGCTTGCAGAAATTGCGCAGCAGATAACCGGACCCGAAACGCCGGCAAAACCCGCCTGA
- the hemC gene encoding hydroxymethylbilane synthase produces MTRNLPSPDSPLKIGTRGSPLALAQAYETRDRLMAAFGLPEAAFLIEVIHTTGDDRQMINADRPLKEIGNKGLFTKEIEEAMLRGDIDIAVHSTKDMPTEQPEGLVLETFLPREDVRDAFISAKYNSLSDLPQGATVGTSSLRRKAQLMTKRPDLQVVEFRGNVQTRLKKLEDGVADCSFLAMAGLTRLGMADKAASAIEPDDMLPAVAQGTIGIECRSDDEMARQMLAAIHHAESGTRVVCERAFLRALDGSCETPIAALSEIKGTQVHLRGEILKTDGSQRLQTEGIAPLDQAEKLGRELGEALLAEAGDGFFDHR; encoded by the coding sequence ATGACACGTAATTTGCCCTCCCCCGACTCGCCGCTGAAAATTGGCACCCGTGGTTCTCCTTTGGCTTTGGCCCAGGCTTATGAAACCCGTGATCGTCTTATGGCGGCTTTTGGGTTGCCCGAAGCGGCGTTTCTGATCGAAGTGATCCACACGACGGGGGATGACCGGCAGATGATCAATGCGGATCGCCCGCTCAAGGAAATCGGCAACAAAGGCCTGTTCACCAAAGAGATCGAAGAGGCGATGCTGCGCGGCGATATCGACATTGCAGTGCATTCCACCAAAGACATGCCGACCGAGCAGCCCGAGGGTTTGGTTCTAGAGACTTTCCTGCCCCGCGAAGATGTGCGGGATGCGTTTATCTCAGCCAAATACAACAGCCTGTCTGACTTGCCACAAGGGGCCACTGTGGGCACATCATCGCTGCGCCGCAAGGCCCAATTGATGACAAAACGCCCGGATCTGCAGGTGGTTGAATTTCGAGGTAACGTACAGACACGCTTGAAAAAACTTGAAGATGGCGTCGCGGATTGCTCGTTTTTGGCCATGGCTGGCCTGACCCGTTTGGGCATGGCAGACAAGGCGGCTTCGGCGATTGAACCTGACGATATGTTGCCTGCTGTGGCACAGGGCACCATTGGCATTGAGTGCCGGTCTGACGATGAGATGGCTCGGCAAATGCTAGCTGCGATTCATCACGCGGAATCAGGCACAAGAGTGGTGTGTGAACGGGCCTTTTTGCGGGCTTTGGATGGGTCTTGTGAAACACCGATTGCAGCCCTGTCAGAAATCAAAGGCACGCAGGTTCATTTACGCGGCGAAATCCTGAAAACCGATGGCTCGCAGCGCTTGCAGACCGAAGGTATTGCCCCCTTGGATCAGGCTGAAAAACTGGGGCGAGAACTGGGGGAAGCCTTGCTGGCTGAGGCAGGTGACGGCTTTTTTGACCACCGCTAG
- the hemE gene encoding uroporphyrinogen decarboxylase: MAQQKTILRALAGETLPTPPIWMMRQAGRYLPEYRATRAQAGDFLKLCYNSELAAEVTLQPIRRYGFDASILFADILLLPQALGADLWFVTGEGPRLSTINAQADFDRLKPADAVHEKLAPIYETVKILRRELPQETTLIGFAGAPWTVATYMIAGRGTPDQGPAHELKDENPALFQQVIDLLVDGTIEYLSQQIEAGAEVIKLFDSWAGSLKGADFDRYALEPTKRIIAALKSRYPETPIIAFPRGAGERYIGFAEATGADCVAFDDSVTAEWAAANIQADSCVQGNLASSHMVTGGDALVTETQRIVKALSAGPHIFNLGHGITPDADPENVQLMIDTVRASG; this comes from the coding sequence ATGGCACAGCAAAAAACCATCCTTCGGGCGCTCGCAGGCGAGACGCTGCCAACCCCTCCGATCTGGATGATGCGCCAAGCGGGCCGCTATCTGCCAGAGTACCGCGCCACTCGGGCGCAGGCCGGTGACTTTCTAAAGCTTTGTTATAACTCGGAATTGGCCGCCGAAGTGACGTTGCAGCCGATCCGGCGCTACGGCTTTGATGCCTCTATCCTTTTTGCTGATATTTTGCTGCTGCCTCAGGCGCTTGGCGCGGATCTATGGTTTGTCACTGGCGAAGGTCCACGTCTGTCGACCATCAACGCTCAGGCGGATTTTGACAGGCTCAAACCAGCTGACGCCGTACATGAAAAACTCGCACCGATTTATGAAACCGTAAAAATTCTGCGGCGCGAGCTGCCACAAGAAACCACGTTGATCGGATTTGCGGGTGCCCCCTGGACGGTGGCCACCTATATGATTGCTGGCCGTGGCACCCCTGATCAGGGGCCAGCCCACGAACTAAAAGACGAAAACCCGGCGCTTTTTCAGCAGGTTATTGATCTGCTTGTAGACGGCACAATTGAATATCTTTCGCAGCAGATTGAAGCAGGCGCCGAAGTCATCAAGCTGTTTGACAGCTGGGCCGGTTCGTTGAAAGGCGCAGATTTTGACCGATATGCCTTGGAACCCACCAAACGCATTATTGCCGCGCTAAAGTCGCGCTATCCAGAGACACCGATCATTGCTTTCCCAAGGGGTGCCGGCGAAAGATACATTGGTTTCGCAGAGGCAACCGGTGCGGATTGTGTTGCCTTTGATGACAGCGTCACCGCCGAATGGGCCGCCGCCAATATCCAAGCTGACAGCTGCGTTCAAGGCAATCTGGCCTCGTCCCATATGGTAACCGGTGGTGACGCCTTGGTGACTGAAACCCAGCGCATCGTCAAAGCGTTATCGGCTGGGCCGCATATCTTCAATCTGGGGCATGGTATTACACCTGATGCAGATCCAGAAAATGTGCAGTTGATGATTGATACGGTTCGGGCTTCAGGTTGA
- a CDS encoding LytTR family DNA-binding domain-containing protein, translated as MKFRPKIWLAKMNKRLGRVLGSDLLKITSRDIALTKALRREAFLALRQINILIVVMFPSLLLAIMEPLALASIPFIVRFLGTLAYTAAMIVFSNNVSTFICAKLAPFGVALLFDAMIGLFLGNVIFSAIILQVIPDVYVAEFGALRTYLTAVSALTILSWAAAYVYLSTVEEKFLAVINAAGYDLSVIPKFRAEQYDQLQPLLPHAIRGDIRIIEAQDKYIQISTKLGAHTLPLALTSAIERMDPSKGMRVHRSLWLSWTEMDRLVYENGNPRVIATDGAIWPVSRAHAPQLKRALVDRAAANTETST; from the coding sequence ATGAAATTTAGACCAAAGATCTGGCTGGCAAAAATGAACAAGCGGCTTGGCCGTGTTCTGGGTTCAGACCTTCTCAAAATAACATCCAGAGACATCGCTTTGACCAAAGCATTGCGGCGTGAGGCCTTTTTGGCCCTACGCCAGATCAACATTCTCATTGTCGTGATGTTCCCGTCCTTGCTACTCGCCATTATGGAACCTCTAGCGCTTGCCAGCATTCCGTTTATTGTGCGTTTTTTGGGGACTTTGGCATATACCGCAGCCATGATCGTATTCAGCAACAATGTCTCGACTTTTATTTGCGCCAAATTGGCCCCTTTTGGCGTGGCTTTACTGTTTGATGCAATGATTGGCCTGTTCTTGGGCAATGTTATCTTTTCAGCAATTATTCTGCAGGTCATCCCAGATGTATATGTTGCGGAATTTGGCGCGCTTCGGACCTATCTGACAGCAGTATCGGCATTAACGATTCTCTCTTGGGCTGCTGCTTATGTGTATCTTTCCACAGTAGAAGAGAAATTCTTGGCCGTGATAAACGCCGCGGGTTACGATCTTAGCGTCATTCCTAAATTCCGAGCCGAACAATACGATCAATTGCAGCCGCTTTTACCCCATGCCATTCGCGGAGACATTCGGATCATAGAAGCGCAGGATAAATACATTCAGATTTCAACCAAATTGGGGGCGCATACTTTGCCGCTCGCCTTGACCTCGGCCATTGAACGCATGGACCCTAGCAAGGGCATGCGGGTGCATCGTTCGCTTTGGCTGAGTTGGACCGAGATGGACCGACTGGTTTATGAAAACGGCAACCCGCGCGTGATTGCCACCGATGGCGCGATTTGGCCAGTCAGCCGTGCGCATGCCCCGCAGTTGAAACGGGCGTTGGTCGACCGAGCCGCTGCAAATACGGAAACGTCAACCTGA
- a CDS encoding ABC transporter ATP-binding protein → MNSIVDIQDLKKVYEGGFEALKGVTLAIKQGEILALLGPNGAGKTTLISTVCGISTATSGSIHVGGHCVTNEFRAARNLIGLVPQEVNLEPFETVMNTVRFSRGLFGKKRDDGLIEKILRQLSLWDKRKSRIMELSGGMKRRVLIAKALSHEPRVLFLDEPTAGVDVELRKDMWEIVAGLKQDGVTIILTTHYIEEAEAIADRVGVINKGELLLIEEKAALMERLGQKQLRVELQEAVEELPKALNNHDLALAEDGTSVVYTYDTRAERTGITALLADMAGAGLVLRDLQTEQSSLEDIFVGLVKEGQS, encoded by the coding sequence ATGAATTCTATTGTCGACATACAGGACCTGAAAAAGGTCTATGAAGGTGGGTTTGAGGCTCTAAAAGGCGTCACTCTGGCCATCAAGCAAGGTGAGATCCTTGCTTTGCTTGGACCAAATGGCGCGGGAAAAACGACATTGATCTCAACGGTTTGTGGCATTTCAACAGCGACGAGCGGCTCGATCCACGTTGGTGGCCATTGTGTGACGAACGAATTTCGTGCGGCCCGCAATTTGATTGGCCTGGTGCCTCAAGAGGTAAATCTAGAGCCTTTCGAGACCGTTATGAACACAGTGCGGTTTTCACGCGGGCTGTTTGGCAAAAAGCGTGATGATGGGTTAATCGAAAAAATCCTGCGCCAACTTTCTTTGTGGGATAAACGCAAAAGCCGCATCATGGAATTGTCCGGTGGCATGAAACGACGAGTTTTGATCGCCAAAGCGCTAAGCCATGAACCCCGTGTGTTGTTTCTGGACGAGCCCACTGCGGGCGTTGATGTGGAACTGCGCAAAGATATGTGGGAAATCGTGGCGGGGCTCAAACAGGATGGGGTGACCATCATTTTGACCACGCATTACATCGAAGAAGCCGAAGCCATCGCGGACAGGGTTGGTGTGATCAACAAGGGCGAGCTGTTGTTAATCGAAGAAAAAGCCGCCCTGATGGAGCGGCTGGGTCAAAAGCAATTGCGCGTAGAGTTGCAAGAGGCTGTAGAAGAGCTGCCAAAGGCGCTGAACAATCATGATCTTGCATTGGCAGAAGACGGTACATCGGTTGTCTATACCTATGACACGCGCGCCGAGCGCACCGGCATCACCGCGCTGTTGGCTGATATGGCTGGGGCAGGGCTGGTGCTGCGGGATTTACAGACAGAACAGAGCAGCCTTGAAGACATCTTTGTTGGATTGGTGAAGGAGGGGCAGTCATGA
- a CDS encoding ABC transporter permease has translation MNWTAIKAIYVFEMARFFRTLAQSFISPVISTSLYFVVFGAAIGSRIQEVDGVSYGAFIVPGLIMLSIITQAISNASFGIYFPKFIGTFYELLSAPVNFLEIVVGYAGAAATKALFIGVVILATAGLFVDLSIQHPIAMLAFMMLTCISFSLFGFIIGIWAKNFEQLQLVPLLIVTPLVFLGGSFYSISMLPPFWQTVTLFNPVVYLISGFRWAFFGLVDVPIGLSLLAIAGFTGLCLAGVWWIFKTGWRIRS, from the coding sequence ATGAACTGGACCGCAATCAAAGCCATCTATGTTTTCGAAATGGCGCGGTTTTTCCGCACCCTGGCGCAAAGCTTTATTTCACCGGTGATTTCGACGTCGCTGTATTTTGTGGTGTTTGGTGCCGCCATCGGCAGCCGCATTCAGGAAGTTGATGGGGTCAGTTATGGCGCGTTCATTGTGCCCGGATTGATCATGCTTTCAATCATCACTCAGGCGATTTCGAATGCCTCGTTTGGGATCTATTTTCCAAAATTCATTGGTACGTTTTATGAATTGCTCTCCGCCCCGGTGAATTTCCTTGAAATTGTTGTGGGCTATGCGGGAGCCGCAGCCACAAAGGCTTTGTTTATCGGCGTGGTCATACTTGCCACCGCAGGTTTGTTTGTGGATCTTAGCATTCAACATCCAATCGCCATGCTGGCCTTTATGATGCTCACTTGCATTAGCTTTTCGCTCTTTGGGTTTATCATTGGGATCTGGGCCAAGAATTTTGAACAACTTCAGCTCGTGCCATTGTTGATCGTGACCCCCTTGGTCTTTTTGGGCGGCTCGTTTTATTCGATCTCTATGTTGCCTCCATTTTGGCAAACGGTCACATTGTTCAATCCGGTGGTCTATCTGATTTCGGGCTTCCGTTGGGCTTTCTTTGGGCTGGTGGATGTTCCGATCGGGTTGAGCTTGCTGGCCATTGCCGGGTTCACAGGGCTTTGCTTGGCTGGGGTTTGGTGGATCTTCAAGACTGGCTGGCGCATCCGCAGCTAA
- a CDS encoding S49 family peptidase produces the protein MKRWIPFTKKAPSVSVLRLSGVIAAGGRGQLNDQTLAPLIEKAFKKGKPAAVALIINSPGGSPVQSSLIGARIRRLAEEKDIPVVAFVEDVAASGGYWLAAAADDIFVDESSVVGSIGVISAGFGAHEFLGKHGIERRVHTAGKSKSMMDPFRPEKEEDVARLTGILGQIHENFIDHVKQRRAGKLSEDPDLFTGEIWIGSKAVAQGLADGVGHIVPVLKERFGEDVRFRIYGAKRSILQRFGAQLAQDALSGIEERAEYARFGL, from the coding sequence ATGAAACGTTGGATCCCCTTTACAAAGAAAGCGCCGTCCGTATCGGTTTTGCGCTTGTCTGGTGTGATTGCTGCAGGCGGTCGTGGCCAGCTAAACGATCAGACTCTAGCTCCCTTGATTGAAAAAGCTTTCAAAAAAGGCAAACCCGCCGCGGTGGCGCTGATCATCAACTCGCCGGGCGGTTCGCCCGTGCAAAGCTCTTTGATTGGCGCGCGCATTCGACGTTTGGCTGAAGAAAAAGATATACCGGTTGTTGCATTTGTTGAAGATGTGGCCGCCTCTGGAGGCTATTGGCTGGCGGCGGCTGCTGACGATATATTTGTCGATGAATCCTCTGTTGTTGGGTCAATCGGCGTGATTTCTGCCGGCTTTGGCGCCCATGAGTTTCTTGGAAAACACGGGATCGAACGGCGGGTGCACACCGCAGGAAAGTCCAAATCGATGATGGATCCTTTCCGTCCGGAAAAAGAAGAAGATGTGGCCCGTTTGACGGGCATCCTTGGCCAAATCCATGAAAATTTTATCGATCATGTGAAGCAGCGCCGGGCGGGTAAATTGTCAGAAGACCCGGATTTGTTCACTGGAGAGATTTGGATTGGTAGTAAGGCGGTCGCGCAAGGCCTGGCTGATGGGGTTGGCCATATTGTGCCAGTGCTTAAGGAACGTTTCGGCGAGGATGTGCGGTTCCGCATCTACGGCGCCAAGCGCTCGATTTTGCAAAGGTTTGGCGCGCAGCTTGCACAGGATGCCCTTTCCGGGATAGAGGAACGCGCAGAATATGCGCGGTTCGGGCTTTGA
- a CDS encoding calcium/sodium antiporter, whose product MLVWLTAGLGLIILLLAGDALVRGAVNLSLRVGIPALIVSLTIVAFGTSAPELLIAISAIEDNAPGLALGNVVGSNTANILLVLGLPAIMSRLHTSVCDTRKNYVFMLGATALFIALAFCGVFNWISGLILLTALAFVLGDAFLMARNHRRGCKAAAAAGAVDEPDDLEGADPDMPWWKIGMFLVLGLIGLPLGADLLVDSAVDIARQFHVRETVIGLTLIALGTSLPELATTVMAALRRQADVALGNVIGSNMFNLLAITGIASLVGPIPVDPSFLRFDLWVMAGASLLILPFVWFRADITRRWGVLLTALYGVYIVVVLL is encoded by the coding sequence ATGCTCGTATGGCTAACAGCCGGCTTGGGTTTGATCATTCTGCTTCTGGCTGGGGACGCTTTGGTGCGCGGCGCCGTGAACCTAAGTCTGCGTGTCGGCATTCCTGCTTTGATCGTCAGCCTGACGATTGTGGCCTTCGGGACATCCGCGCCGGAATTGTTAATTGCGATCAGCGCGATCGAAGACAATGCGCCTGGTCTGGCGTTAGGCAACGTGGTTGGCTCTAATACCGCAAATATATTGTTGGTACTTGGCTTGCCTGCGATCATGTCGCGTCTGCACACCAGCGTGTGTGACACCCGTAAGAACTATGTGTTTATGCTGGGGGCAACTGCCCTGTTTATTGCATTGGCGTTTTGTGGCGTTTTCAACTGGATCAGTGGATTGATTTTGCTGACAGCGCTGGCCTTTGTTCTGGGAGATGCGTTTCTAATGGCGCGCAACCATCGACGTGGTTGCAAAGCTGCTGCAGCCGCAGGCGCGGTTGACGAACCGGATGATCTTGAAGGGGCTGACCCTGATATGCCCTGGTGGAAGATCGGCATGTTTTTGGTGTTGGGGCTAATCGGTTTGCCGTTGGGAGCAGATTTGCTGGTGGACAGTGCCGTAGACATTGCTCGCCAGTTCCATGTACGCGAAACCGTTATTGGTCTGACCTTGATTGCATTGGGCACAAGCCTGCCAGAATTGGCAACCACAGTGATGGCCGCTCTGCGCCGTCAAGCGGATGTGGCGCTGGGCAACGTCATCGGGTCCAATATGTTTAACCTTTTGGCGATCACCGGCATCGCCAGCCTTGTTGGGCCCATTCCTGTAGATCCATCGTTTTTGCGTTTTGATCTGTGGGTTATGGCTGGCGCAAGCCTGCTGATATTGCCTTTTGTCTGGTTCAGAGCCGATATTACCCGTCGTTGGGGCGTGCTTTTGACCGCGCTATATGGCGTTTATATCGTTGTCGTTCTGCTGTGA
- the uvrC gene encoding excinuclease ABC subunit UvrC — MTENETTSEPSVTGHACIQGYLKTLDGSPGVYRMLDAQARVLYVGKARNLRARVSNYARPSGHTGRIARMISETSAMMFLTTKTETEALLLEQNLIKQLKPKYNVLLRDDKSFPNILVSQEHAFAQIKKHRGAKKEKGNYYGPFASAGAVNRTLQQLQRVFLLRDCSNAMFESRTRPCLQYQIKRCTAPCVGKISEADYAAAVADAERYLTGKSTDIQEKLATEMQSASENMQFEKAAVLRDRIRALTQLQTAQGINPRGVSEADVIALHLDKGQACVQVFFIRANQNWGNRDYYPRVGNEIETAEVLEAFIGQFYDGKEPPRQLILSHPIENDELMAAALAEKAGRKVEIIVPKRGEKAELVSGAARNARESLARKMSESATQAKLLKGIAEAFGMDTPPQRIEVYDNSHIQGTNAVGGMIVSGPDGFMKNAYRKFNIKGDDLTPGDDFGMMKEVLNRRFKRLIKEDPKRENGQWPDLLLIDGGAGQVSAVAEIMRAWGVTDIPMVGVAKGVDRDHGKEEFHRVGQRVFALQRNDPVLYFIQRLRDEAHRFAIGTHRAKRAKAVGATPLDDVPGVGARRKRALLAHFGSAKAVSRANLADLKAVDGVSDALAQTIYDFFQEGG, encoded by the coding sequence ATGACTGAAAATGAGACCACATCTGAGCCCAGCGTCACGGGTCACGCCTGTATTCAAGGGTATTTAAAGACGTTGGATGGCTCGCCGGGCGTATACCGTATGCTCGATGCGCAGGCCCGGGTGCTATATGTGGGCAAAGCGCGCAACCTGCGGGCCCGCGTTTCAAACTATGCTCGGCCCAGCGGTCACACAGGGCGTATTGCCCGTATGATCAGCGAAACAAGCGCCATGATGTTTCTGACAACAAAAACCGAAACAGAAGCGCTGTTGCTTGAACAAAACCTGATCAAGCAGCTAAAGCCGAAATACAATGTTCTGTTGCGCGATGACAAGAGTTTTCCAAATATCCTCGTGAGCCAAGAACATGCCTTTGCCCAGATCAAAAAACATCGTGGCGCAAAAAAGGAAAAAGGCAATTATTATGGCCCCTTTGCAAGCGCAGGGGCGGTCAATCGGACCCTGCAGCAATTGCAGCGCGTATTCTTGCTGCGTGATTGTTCAAATGCGATGTTTGAAAGCCGCACACGCCCCTGCCTGCAATATCAAATCAAGCGATGTACGGCCCCATGTGTTGGTAAGATCAGCGAAGCGGATTACGCGGCGGCTGTAGCGGATGCAGAGCGCTATCTGACCGGTAAGTCGACGGACATCCAAGAGAAACTGGCCACAGAAATGCAGTCCGCGAGCGAGAACATGCAGTTTGAAAAGGCGGCCGTGTTGCGGGACCGTATTCGGGCGTTGACCCAGCTTCAGACAGCACAGGGGATCAACCCGCGGGGGGTTTCTGAGGCAGATGTGATCGCGTTGCATTTGGATAAGGGGCAGGCCTGCGTGCAGGTGTTCTTTATTCGAGCCAATCAGAACTGGGGCAACCGCGACTATTATCCTCGGGTTGGCAACGAGATCGAAACCGCGGAGGTTCTCGAGGCCTTTATTGGCCAATTTTACGACGGCAAAGAGCCTCCTCGGCAGTTGATCCTGTCGCATCCAATTGAAAATGATGAGTTGATGGCCGCTGCACTGGCCGAAAAGGCCGGGCGTAAAGTCGAAATCATTGTACCAAAACGCGGTGAAAAAGCAGAGCTTGTATCGGGTGCTGCACGAAATGCCCGTGAATCTTTGGCGCGCAAAATGAGTGAAAGTGCGACGCAGGCTAAATTGTTGAAAGGCATTGCCGAAGCGTTTGGTATGGACACTCCACCACAACGTATCGAGGTCTATGATAACTCGCATATTCAAGGCACCAATGCCGTCGGTGGCATGATCGTCTCTGGGCCTGACGGGTTTATGAAAAATGCCTATCGGAAGTTTAACATTAAAGGCGACGATCTGACGCCCGGCGATGACTTTGGCATGATGAAAGAGGTGCTAAATCGGCGCTTCAAACGTTTGATAAAAGAAGATCCCAAACGGGAAAATGGTCAGTGGCCTGATCTGTTGCTGATCGACGGGGGGGCTGGGCAGGTTTCGGCTGTGGCCGAGATAATGCGCGCCTGGGGTGTTACCGATATTCCCATGGTTGGCGTTGCTAAAGGTGTCGACCGAGACCACGGAAAAGAAGAATTCCACCGCGTTGGGCAACGTGTATTTGCCTTACAGCGCAATGATCCGGTGTTGTATTTTATTCAACGATTGCGTGACGAAGCACACCGCTTTGCGATCGGCACCCACCGCGCTAAGCGGGCGAAAGCAGTTGGAGCTACGCCGCTCGATGATGTGCCAGGGGTAGGGGCCAGACGTAAGCGGGCTTTGCTGGCGCATTTTGGCAGCGCCAAAGCAGT